Genomic window (Jeotgalibaca ciconiae):
TCAATCGTGGTTGCTTCATTTAAAAGTTCCGTTAAACGAGCTTCTTTTTGATTGAGTACTTCAATTCGTGCTTCGGTATCGCGATAAGTTTGTGTCACATCTTCCGAACCAATTTGCTCGCTTACCTTTACAGCTTCCATGCCCTCTAATTCACTTAAAAAAGTATTTAAAGATTCAGTAGGTACACGCAAAGTATAATCTACTCGCTTATATTCTCTGGCATCTGGTCCAAAAGACCCACTTGGTGAATAACTTGATTCATATGAATATTCAATATATGCATTATTTTGATTGACCGCATTCAAAATATGGCTAATCGTGTCTGAATACTCCAATGTTTCATAGTTCAGGGTGACAGTTTTAATAACTTTTTCTCCAATTAAGTTACTTCCACTATCCTCCACGCTATTTTCTTGAGAAGTGCCACCAGCTCCCGGAGCTGCAGCATCTTCCGTACTGGATGTATCTTGTTCTGAACAAGCAACTAAAATAAATGCAATAAAAATCATTAATAATTTATAAGATTTTTTCATTCTCTCCCCTTCTTTCGCCAATCTTCTTTGGATACATTATATCAGTAGTGACTCCTAATAAGAAATAACTTGAATATTTTATTAGAAAAACGGCCAAGTCCACTCATCGTTGAGGGCAGAGAAACTTGTTAATCATTAACAAGAAAATAAGAAAAGCGGACAAGTCCGCCTTGACCTATGAAAAAATAGGAAATTTGACCCTGAATGAGCAGCGAAGCGCGCAATGGGCCAAATTTATCTTTTTTTCACTAGGTCAGGACTTGGGAGCTAGACATTGATGGCTGAACTTATAATCCCCTAGTCTATAAAAAAGAGCTGTAACCCATTTATGGGTTACAGCTCTTTTGCGGCATGATTTCTCATGGATAAATTTGGTTCACATCCGCCTTTATCATACATCCACTTCCTGTGGTGTGCATAGCACATATGTCCCGCATCAACTGCAATCTTTATATCGATTGCAAGTCGCCTCGTCGCATAAGGAATATACTAACATATATAATCTGAAATTGCAAAGCTTTTTTAACGATCTTGAACTACTTCTATTTTGTAGCCGTCTGGATCCATCACAAAATAATAACGAAACTCTGAATTGGGTAACCCTTTCAAATCTGTTACTTCAAGCCCCGCTTCTCTGTGTTTTTGGTGAGCAGCAGGAACATCATCTACCGCAATCGCAATATGTCCATATCCATCGCCTAAATCATATGCATCATGATCAAAGTTATATGTTAACTCTAATTGATATGGATCATTTTCTAATGATAAATAAACAAGAGTGAACTTATGCTCAGGATAATCTTTTCTATTAACCTCTTGGAAACCAAATGCTTCTTTATAAAAAGCTAACGATTCTTCCAAATTTTTCACTCGGACACAAGTATGAACCATTTTCATATTAATCGACTCCTTTATAATTATTCTATACTAACTAGTATCGTAACAAATTATTTATCTGCTGTCTTTCTTTTACACAAAATACATTTATCCTTGTTTTCCAAAATAAACTACATTATGCTAATAGGGAAATTAAAAAAAGGAGACTTGCCCCAATGAAAGAATGTTATTTTTGTAAAAGTATCATCCCTGAAGATGCGACTATTTGTCCGATGTGTGATTCTGATCTTACTGAAGTTGAAAATAAAGCAGTAGAAAATCCTCCTATCCCTGAAGAATATACCTTAAACCAAGAAAAAAAATCTAGAAAACTTGAACGAAGTATCAGCTTTAAAAAAATTACAAACTCTTTTATCAATTACATAATCTATTCCGTTAAGCGTATTTCTCATCCTGTTCAGATTGATCAGCGTTCTGAGCGGCATCCAATTTATGGGTACATTACACTTGTACTTTCTTCTTTATTGTCTGCTGGAATTTTAACAAGAGTGTTTGCTGCTCTTGAAGACACTTATAAGTTTATGCTGGATATTTCAATTTTACCAACTTTGACTTTTACTTTTCGTCCATTTGAATGGTTTTGGAAATTAACTATTTTCTTTATCTGCTATTTTATTCTATTTACATTGGTTAGTTATTTATTTAAAAAAGCTTCTTCAAAAGAACCGCTCAATTTCAATAACTGGGTTACACAGTATACTGCAATGAACACTTTCTATTTTGTCCTGCTGATGCTTGTATTTATCCTGGCAATGGTTTTACCGTTAGGGCTAGCTGTTCCAGCAATGTTAGTCACATTTCTATATTGCCTGAGCTATATCATTTCTTTTGTGGCCACCTTATATAATATCGATCGAGCAACATCAGAAAATAAAACATTTTATCAAGCTCTAATCGGTGTCAGCGTTCATTTCTTGATAATGAGCTTTGTAGCATACTTATTATTCAAAATTTAGAAAGACATCTTAATAGTGATTTTTTTTAAAATGAGGCCGGGATTTTTATCCCAACCTCATTTTTGTTTAATTATCCATTGTTGAAAATGCAAAGGGTACCAACTCTTCTACTGTTACTTTTTTTATTTCATCGTTGCCATTCGTCAAATAAACTGGTGTGTCAGCCTGACATAACTCGACCATCACTTGTCTGCAAATACTGCATGGCGTAATATAATCCTTCGTGTTTGCAGAAACAGCAATCGCCACAACATCATCTTTCGAATATCCTCTTGTAATTCCAGTAAATAAAGCTGTCCTCTCGGCACAATTTGTTGCGCCAAACGAAACGTTTTCTACATTTACACCTTGGATAACTTGATTATCTTTATAAAGAATAGCTGCTCCTACAGGAAAATGAGAATAGGGAACATAAGCTTTTTCTTTAATTTCTTTCGCTTTTTCAACTAAAGACTTCACTTGATTTTCTTTTATTTCCAAATTGAGAAATTCCTTTCAGATATATTTAATTGGTTGTATGGTTTATTATACCTTATTTTACTGTCACAAAGCTCTTTATTTCTTTAGCTAATGAATTTAGAAAGCTTCTAATTTGTGAATAGCGGAAGCGATAATAGCTGTATTCACTGGATAAGGTAAATGATGAACAGGTAATTCTGGTTTGCTAGCCTGAATCGCAATAAAATCAATTTCACTTTCAGTTAAATGAGATAATCCCATATCAAATAAAGAGGTGGGAATACCCAATGAACGATAAAAAGATTGAAGCTTGGTAATCTCGTTCCACTTATTTTCAACAGCTAGTTGAACAAGAATACCATACCCAACTTTATGTCCGTGAAGGAATTGATGAGATTCCGGATAAATTGTCACTGCATCATGAATTTCATGAGCGATTGTTGTTCGAGCTAAATCATCACCCAGTCCTCCAACCATCCCGCTAATAGATATAATGACTTCAGAAACAGATCGGAATTCTTCTGATAATCGCCCTTGTTCTAAATCAGCCAAGGCTTGTTGTCCTTTTTCCAAAATGGTTGTTTGACATAATTTGGCTGCCGCACGTGCCATGGTTAAAATAGGACTCTCTTTAAAGACAGACTGAGCTAAAATCTCTTCAGATTCATACCATTTTGCCAGTGTATCTGCCATTCCTGCAATAAAATACTCTCTTGGAGCATCAATAATAAGTCGAGGTTCCACCAGTAATAGAGAAGCTTGCGCAGGAAGCACATCCAAGCGATCAAAGCTTCCGTCTGCATGGTAGAGAACACTTACTGGCGTCCATGGAGCACAGTTGCTAGCTAAAGTTGGAATTAAAATAAACGGGCGTCGGTCTGCAAGATAGGCAGCATATTTAACAGCATCCATGATTTTCCCCCCGCCAACTCCTATAACAGTATCAACACCTGATTCCATAATTAGTTCTTTTAATTGATCGATAGACGTTTCAGTACATTCTCCTGAAAATAAAAATTCATGAATGGAAAAATTCGAACGATAAATATTTTTCAAGTAGTTGCGCGCTTTTTTCCATGATTCTTTTCCATGTATAATTAAAATGTTCGAACTGTCTAATTGACGGAGATGATCAGGCAAAGACTCTAATACTCCTTCTTCGCAAATATATTGCTGAGGACCTACACGAACAGTTGAAGAAAAAAAGTGATTATTTTGCATATTTTGCATACCCCCACGTGATAGTTTAATTGTGTAATTCATTATAAGCGATAATAAACAAATTTGTGTAAAAAATTATGTTATTATATTTTTATGCATTCTTTTTACTTATGAAAGGACGTGTTTAATGAATATGTTTTCCATTCTATTAAATCAAATGCTCATGATGGCCGCCTTAATCTTCTTTGGCTTTATACTTGTACGTGCAAAAATAATCGATAGCAGCGGTGCTAAACAAATATCGACGATTCTTGCCATGTTCGTTATGCCAGCATCGATGATTGCTTCTTTCCATGCTGAGTTTAATATTGAGCGCTTGAAGCTGTTTGGTTGGGCAGTAGTTGCTGCTTTAATTACTATAATAAGCCGAATCTTTATTAACTACTTTGTATTTAAAAAAGAAAATCGTACTGAAAAATACGCCGCAACTTTTGCCAATTCAGGTTTTTTTGGTATTCCAATTGTGATTGCCTTGTTTGGTGTTGAAGGAGTATTTTTCATGACACCCTACATCATGTGTAACAATATCTTACAATGGACTTACGGCCGTGCCTTAATTTCAGGAGACAAAAAAGCTATGACCCCTCAAAAAGCATTTACGAATCCTGGTATGATTGGTGCACTTATCGGCTTAACCCTTTATATAACAAAGTTCCCTTTACCAAAATTCGCATGGAACGCGGTAGATAGCCTGGCTTCATTGAATACGTCTTTAGCAATGATTATTATTGGCAGTTATTTAGCAAACAGTAACTTAACTGAAATCTTTAAGAATACAGCTTCCTATTTAACGGTCTTTATGCGTTTAGTTTTTACCCCTATTATCGCTATTTTAACCATCTACTTACTGCCGATTAATAATTTTGAGGTTGAGATCGTTTTAACGATTGCTTCTGTTGCTCCCTCAGCCGTGAATACTGCCATTT
Coding sequences:
- a CDS encoding DUF4349 domain-containing protein, with protein sequence MKKSYKLLMIFIAFILVACSEQDTSSTEDAAAPGAGGTSQENSVEDSGSNLIGEKVIKTVTLNYETLEYSDTISHILNAVNQNNAYIEYSYESSYSPSGSFGPDAREYKRVDYTLRVPTESLNTFLSELEGMEAVKVSEQIGSEDVTQTYRDTEARIEVLNQKEARLTELLNEATTIEQILLIEDNLSETIAERETLQSQLESIDDLVAYTEVYLTVSERQRISDTRGDGIPFWERLKEAVLDSIFVFYYWLQDAVIWLVYALPFILIIGILFLLYLGISRWYHNTTYFKKRNEKKEELRKRQKERIEHRKASVRQRPLPKKKAEEKEQQIKNDKDNNPSS
- the gloA gene encoding lactoylglutathione lyase — protein: MKMVHTCVRVKNLEESLAFYKEAFGFQEVNRKDYPEHKFTLVYLSLENDPYQLELTYNFDHDAYDLGDGYGHIAIAVDDVPAAHQKHREAGLEVTDLKGLPNSEFRYYFVMDPDGYKIEVVQDR
- the cdd gene encoding cytidine deaminase, encoding MKENQVKSLVEKAKEIKEKAYVPYSHFPVGAAILYKDNQVIQGVNVENVSFGATNCAERTALFTGITRGYSKDDVVAIAVSANTKDYITPCSICRQVMVELCQADTPVYLTNGNDEIKKVTVEELVPFAFSTMDN
- a CDS encoding iron-containing alcohol dehydrogenase family protein; the encoded protein is MQNMQNNHFFSSTVRVGPQQYICEEGVLESLPDHLRQLDSSNILIIHGKESWKKARNYLKNIYRSNFSIHEFLFSGECTETSIDQLKELIMESGVDTVIGVGGGKIMDAVKYAAYLADRRPFILIPTLASNCAPWTPVSVLYHADGSFDRLDVLPAQASLLLVEPRLIIDAPREYFIAGMADTLAKWYESEEILAQSVFKESPILTMARAAAKLCQTTILEKGQQALADLEQGRLSEEFRSVSEVIISISGMVGGLGDDLARTTIAHEIHDAVTIYPESHQFLHGHKVGYGILVQLAVENKWNEITKLQSFYRSLGIPTSLFDMGLSHLTESEIDFIAIQASKPELPVHHLPYPVNTAIIASAIHKLEAF
- a CDS encoding AEC family transporter; the encoded protein is MNMFSILLNQMLMMAALIFFGFILVRAKIIDSSGAKQISTILAMFVMPASMIASFHAEFNIERLKLFGWAVVAALITIISRIFINYFVFKKENRTEKYAATFANSGFFGIPIVIALFGVEGVFFMTPYIMCNNILQWTYGRALISGDKKAMTPQKAFTNPGMIGALIGLTLYITKFPLPKFAWNAVDSLASLNTSLAMIIIGSYLANSNLTEIFKNTASYLTVFMRLVFTPIIAILTIYLLPINNFEVEIVLTIASVAPSAVNTAILGRLFGGDYEYGARIVVLSSIFSIFTIPFMMQFAEFIYTL